CCATCAATAGCGGTATTAAGCTTGGCACATAATGAGGTCCTAGATGCTTGTAAACAAAAGTTCAAAGAGAAAAAGTGCATTGTTCCCTGCTGCGATTTTTTATTTAAGGGAAATGGAGGGCTAATGGCccatcaaaataaattttattacaATGAAGACAGCCCAAACTTCCCACGACCTGGCCAACAAATAGGCCAAACAAGAAAAGAGAGCCCTTCAAAATTTCAAGCCACTCCCACTTGTCCCAATTCTCGCAACTTCCTCACTTCCACTTCCTTCCAAGAAGTTGGTAGTATAAAACTGAAGGAAatcaagccaaaaaaaaaaaaaacagagatcaAGCCGATAATTTACAAATAGTCTTTGGAAGTTAAATGAAGCTGATGTAGCGAGTTTGGATGGAGGATAATACTGAATATTACACATATTTCCTATGAGTATAAAAGACAAGAAAAAACAGGAGAGAAGATCAAACATTACTGACTCAAGTCATTCTGGAATACCCTAATCTGGTTGAACCCAACCAATGTGCAGCTATGCGTTTCCCCTTAACAACAGGGAAGGTGAGCAAACTCCCAACGTTTCTACCACTTTGTAACAATGCTTAATTACCACATCCCTTTTTTCTATAGCCCATTCAAAATGCCAAACACTCAGTTTGGCACAAGTTCACCCATCAACCATCGAAGGAATCAAAGAATCGGCGGAAGCAGCAGCATGCTTTAAAGCTATTGATGAAGCAGTAGAAGAGTTGAAGCAACCAGAAGCAGTACGCAGCTAAAGAGACCAACAGCACCGCCACTCCTGAAACCCTGGCTTGTCGGAATGATGTCGGGCAACGAACACTCCTCCCCATTGAAGAAGACCTTGGATGGAAAACCATCCCCTTGAGCCACATTGATCCCAGGCGCCGTCCTCTTCGTAAAAGAGATCACAGACTGCTGCTTCCCTGGCACTCTGGGATCGGTCGCCGGGTTCGCCCCATCCGTCTCTGCCACGAGATAGTTCAACCCTGGCAGGCCCTGGATGAAGATCGTGTTGTTCCCCATCTTCGTCCCATTGAATGAATACGTATCCTCGTAGCCGTCGTAGGCCTTGCCCATCTCCACGGCAACAAACCAGTCGGCAAAGTTCACTTCTTCCCAATTAAAGAGCGTCATCCTCGCACTCCAACCCCGGGTGTAGTCGGTGTTGATGTGCCAATTGATGCTGACGCCGCAATTATCCCCGCAGGGTATCGGGCTCGGGACGTGGAACTGCTTGATCTCAGCCCAGGCCCGGGCGCCGGCGGTCCGGTTGTCGAACGGAACGAGGAGGGCCTCCGCCGGGAGGAGGAGGGCAGGGGCGGTGGCATTGCAGGTGCGGCCGCCGCGGTTCGCCGGGCAACCGCAGGCGCAGGTCTTGCAGGGGACGACCGAGTCGTTGTAGAAGGCCGAGAAGGAGACGCAGCACTTGGGGCTGGCACCCTTGGGAGTGGAGATGTTGCAGACCACCTGCCAGCTAGCAATGGCGGAGGTGTTCGACTCGAGTCCGCTGGGGTCGGGGAACAGCGCCGGGCTGACGCGGATCGGCTGGCCGCACTTGTACTCGGGATTGATCGTGCTGCCGGAGATCCTCCAGTTCCGGGGAGGGTGGAGATCCGTGCGGTTGAGGTCGGGGGGCATCTTGAAGACCTGGACCTGGAACGCCGACGAGGACTGCGAAGGGTCCATCGAGGCCGGAAGGATGGTGCCGTTCCGGCAGCAGGAGGGGATGCGGCCGAGGTCGGTGTCGTTGAATTTGGACGGCGGGAGGTCGAGGATGGTGGGCTTGGTCTGGCAGCTGAGGACCTTGGAGAAGTCTAGGTCCTCGTAGTACTCGCCCTGGCGTCCGTAGATGCAGTCGGAGACGTCGACGAGGAGGGGGTACGCGCCTTTCATGGAGTAGATGAACTCGTCGCGCATCCACTCCCAGGAGAGGCGCCAGTTGTCGAGGCGGCCGCGGGGGCTGTGGTTGTCGATGGTGACGAGGGCGAGGTAGCTGCTGGGGAAGGCCTGGATGACGTCGTAGGATATGGTGAGGTCGCCGGAGCGGCGGGGGAGGAAGGAGTCGGAGCCGTCGGCATCCGAGGAGTTGGTGGTGGTGTTGGAGTTGAAGTCGGGATTGGGGAGGCAGCAGGTGGTGATGGAGGTGGAGGTGCTGGACGGGACGACGGGGACAGGGCAGGAGAAGGCGGGGTcggcgagggagagggaggatggAAGGGGGACGGCAGGGGGAGGGGAGCCGAAGAAAATGCCACCGATGGAGATCTGCACGCTGATCTGGGAGAGATCGCCGGCGACCTCGATGGGGTACTTGAGGTTGTGGTTGGGGAAGCCGGAGAAGGAGGTGGCGGAGTCGTTGGGGGTGGAGTAGGGGAAGGGGGAGCCGTCGGTGAGGATGGCGGGCGAGGCGGAGACGAGGATCTCACGGTGGCGGAAGCCGATGAGGAGCTCCCAGGCGTCGAGGTCGGCGGTACCGGAGTTGAGGATGGTGGCGGTGGCGGTGAAGGCCCAGGTTTGCTTGTTGGGGTCTTGGACGAAGGGGCGGAGCCGCTGCCCGCGCTGGAAGTCGTAGGTCAGGAGGACGCCGTTGCAGTCCGAGGAGGAGGGCGCCGGCGCGGAGGCGTCAGGCGGAGACCCCTGCTGTGACCTCGATGGACggaatagaagaagaagaaaagaaacgaaAACGAGGATGCGATGGAGATGGAAACGGGATTCGGGAGAAGCCATTGATCGGTCTCTCGAGTTCTGGAAACCGCGTGGGGGACGGCGGAAACAGCTGGGAGGGGATGGACGGGCGCGGCGTGGGGTTTTAGTTTGGGAGAAAGGAAATGCAGGCTGGGAAAGGGTGGGGCTTTCGGCCTTCGGGGAAAAAGGGGGTTACCGTTTGGGGAGCCGTGGGTTTAAGCATGTACCGTAGGGTTTATGCCGTGGGAGATGGAAGGACGGCAGGAGAAGGGAGCGAAATAAGGGTATTGAGAAATCATTGTtacaagttgaaaaattaggaGAGGTCTATACCTTCTTTTGTACTTTCCACATTTAGCGTGGCCCACCGTATGCGTATCTTTCAGACGGTAATtgattagagagagagaaacttgTTGGATACTTCCTAGAATAGCTGAAATGTATTCGGAAGGTTGATTAACATTAACAGGctgttatttgttatttttttatttaactttATTCCCTTTATTCAgtgtattttcttcttcttctttttggttATATTAGTAAGGTAGATAAATACGCTCCCTTGAAATCCCTGGAAGGCGGAGGAAACGTTGAATTGAGACGATCATGTTGGATGGCGCTTAAAATCTCTAGCCCAATTGATCTTTGTGGTGTAATACACAGGAGTAGGTGTGTATCATATAGGGATTGAGCGATTCACCGAGAAACATTTTTAGGGAATGGAACAGGCGGTGCGTTCATATCATCCAAGAAGGCCAAACTTCGATCAGGTCCAAGCTGACAGTTTGGTTCAGTTCCAGGCTTGGGCCTCGGTGATTACGTACATGGTCCTGACTGAAGTTCCTATATTGACACCTAAAGTCCTAGTTGATATGTTTGGGCTCATTGTGGCCCATATCCAATACATCAGTTCTCTCAGATAGCCAATGTTCGGCAAAGTATGGAGAAGCGGCATGACTTCTTATAGACCTAAGGAAAAGGTTAAACAAAATCATAATCAGCCAACTGGAATGTACGAGATACACGAGATAACTTCAAAATCTAAATGGTTTTACCCCCTTCGGCTGGACCATATAGAACCTATAATGAAAGAGTTTGGATCCTTTCTGGTGCAACTTTTACATCACGGAGTACGATATCATTGCAGATAGCCGCCATATCATACATCTTATAGATAGACGATTCTCACTTATTTCTGGAATATAAAGAGGCACCTTTAGTATCATACATGATGTGTCGCGGTGATGAATAAGAGCCATTCATCTTCGAGATGTATAAGGTGGTAGCGATCCACGGTGGTATCGTACTTTACAGTGCAAAGGTCGAACTTGAACTGTGGAGGATCCCGTTTTCATATTGAAATATTCACATTGTAAAGGATTATCACCTAATAAAAGTACAACTTATGGTTCATTTCACTATTAACTGTCATGCTATTTTTAGCTGCAGTGTGTATTAATTATGTTCGCAAGAGCCGAGCCATCATTGGGACCCTTTTAATGTCTCTCTAGCCACATCTCATGTAATATTGCAAATGATGATGCTGATGATGACTGCATCTGCTCAAGGCCTGGAACTAAGCTGAGATCATTGTTATCTTGATAAGATTACCCTGAGCTTGATATGCACGTCCTAAAGAACCTTAGTAAATTCGCTGTAAATTAGAAACCAGGATATCATACGTGTGCTCCTTAATGAGTTTAGGGCTGTCAATGTGTTACGTTGGAGCAAGGTCGGAACAGCCCCGTCCTCGAAGGCCCACGCTCGAGCCCAACCAATAGCAGGTACGGCAAACTGGCCCAATTTAAGCCTAATTTACATTTGCAGGCAACAAATCTTATCCTGGGGCCAGCCTTTTTGAACAATTTGGactttttctcaaaacaggCCTAACTGAGCTTTCAGGCTAAAAACCCTGAATATGGGCAAGGACAAGGGACCTTCCACCAAACGGACAGGAAATATCAAACTATTTTATACACAGTTACAAGAGTCAATACAAACTGCATGTAGCACAATCTATACAAATAGGAGCATTTCCATTGTACAAAGAGAGGCAGTTGAGAGAAAATATCAAAGGCAAGAAATGTGGGGTCGGTTACTACTGCTGCTCGAAGTACCGTCACTAGCATGCTAGGGTTTGTAtctaaagaaggattcaccttccttcactCGAATCCAAATCGTGCAGTGGTCACTTTGAGATCTAAGCAAACAGATGAATGAtaaagtgctttgagatcttggTCATTCATCTCCATGTCGGGCTACATCGATTCTACAATGCAAAACACGTGCCGCAGAGAATTCCGACTCCATATAGCTGGAACAAGCTTGGTCTTTGGTAAAAACAAGACTTCCCATGCTGAGCAGGGAACACATTCAGAAGTTGTGCTTTCGGTGGGCTTCCCATACAAATGGGTCAAGGATGAtaggtgttgctggtggtccaaaccgagaacgattggcacagcggtgtgaacggggttccgtttgagttgccatGGTTGGtattgattgcgctccaccttccaccggaaaacctg
Above is a genomic segment from Phoenix dactylifera cultivar Barhee BC4 unplaced genomic scaffold, palm_55x_up_171113_PBpolish2nd_filt_p 000283F, whole genome shotgun sequence containing:
- the LOC103707919 gene encoding COBRA-like protein 7 encodes the protein MASPESRFHLHRILVFVSFLLLLFRPSRSQQGSPPDASAPAPSSSDCNGVLLTYDFQRGQRLRPFVQDPNKQTWAFTATATILNSGTADLDAWELLIGFRHREILVSASPAILTDGSPFPYSTPNDSATSFSGFPNHNLKYPIEVAGDLSQISVQISIGGIFFGSPPPAVPLPSSLSLADPAFSCPVPVVPSSTSTSITTCCLPNPDFNSNTTTNSSDADGSDSFLPRRSGDLTISYDVIQAFPSSYLALVTIDNHSPRGRLDNWRLSWEWMRDEFIYSMKGAYPLLVDVSDCIYGRQGEYYEDLDFSKVLSCQTKPTILDLPPSKFNDTDLGRIPSCCRNGTILPASMDPSQSSSAFQVQVFKMPPDLNRTDLHPPRNWRISGSTINPEYKCGQPIRVSPALFPDPSGLESNTSAIASWQVVCNISTPKGASPKCCVSFSAFYNDSVVPCKTCACGCPANRGGRTCNATAPALLLPAEALLVPFDNRTAGARAWAEIKQFHVPSPIPCGDNCGVSINWHINTDYTRGWSARMTLFNWEEVNFADWFVAVEMGKAYDGYEDTYSFNGTKMGNNTIFIQGLPGLNYLVAETDGANPATDPRVPGKQQSVISFTKRTAPGINVAQGDGFPSKVFFNGEECSLPDIIPTSQGFRSGGAVGLFSCVLLLVASTLLLLHQ